From a single Diceros bicornis minor isolate mBicDic1 chromosome 6, mDicBic1.mat.cur, whole genome shotgun sequence genomic region:
- the LOC131406905 gene encoding ral guanine nucleotide dissociation stimulator-like encodes MTAQDRVRVVERWIQVAQECEILKNFSSPCTVISALQKTSTSHLKNTRGKFPGGESPENLQELNSQDKPLSRELMIKEGPFTFAPPESNPQRVQEKQQQQQGVFPYLGNLLSDLLMLHLAMGDYLEVGEPED; translated from the exons atgacagcccaggacagggtgagggtggtggagcgctggatccaggtggcccag gagtgcgagatcctgaagaacttctcctcgccctgcactgtcatctctgctctgcagaaaacctccacaagccacctgaagaacacacgggggaagtttcccggtgg agagagccctgaaaatcttcaggaactcaatagtcaagacaagcccttgagcagagaactgatgatcaag gaggggcccttcacgtttgcccccccagagagcaacccccagagagtgcaggagaagcagcagcagcagcag ggtgtcttcccctatcttggcaatctgctcagtgacctgctgatgctgcacctggcgatgggtgactatctcgaggtgggtgaacctgaggactag